The following are from one region of the Chromobacterium phragmitis genome:
- a CDS encoding response regulator transcription factor — protein sequence MIEFLLIDDDEAFAMVLTRSLARRGHAAVWARDAEEALARAAERPARILLDLNLAGDSGLRLLPALRAACPDSAIVVLTGYASIATAVEATKLGAVQYLAKPAGVEEILAAFAQQAANPELPVAPQPMSLRRVTWEHLQRVLAENDGNISATARALSMHRRTLQRMLAKKPVKS from the coding sequence ATGATCGAATTCCTGCTGATAGACGACGACGAGGCCTTCGCCATGGTGCTGACGCGCTCGCTGGCGCGGCGCGGACACGCGGCGGTCTGGGCGCGCGACGCCGAGGAAGCGCTGGCGCGGGCGGCGGAGCGGCCGGCGCGCATCCTGCTGGACCTGAACCTGGCCGGCGACAGCGGGCTCCGGCTGCTGCCGGCGCTGCGCGCGGCCTGTCCGGACAGCGCCATCGTGGTGCTGACCGGCTACGCCAGCATCGCCACCGCGGTGGAGGCCACCAAGCTGGGCGCGGTGCAGTACCTGGCCAAGCCGGCCGGCGTCGAAGAGATTCTGGCCGCTTTCGCCCAGCAGGCCGCCAATCCCGAGCTGCCGGTGGCACCGCAGCCGATGTCCTTGCGCCGAGTCACCTGGGAGCATCTGCAGCGGGTGCTGGCGGAGAATGACGGCAACATCTCGGCTACCGCCCGCGCGCTCAGCATGCATCGCCGCACCCTGCAGCGGATGCTGGCCAAGAAACCGGTCAAAAGTTGA
- a CDS encoding ATP-binding protein → MDKDAIFAPALAGDASQAGARVRRLRWLMLWLAMAALAGCALERVALPWLLVGQALATLALANLLLPRLPAWGLSAEQALRLGLLGDVLVLTELLAFSGGAANPLASLYLPPVLFAALLSPGWFAWLLATLSVAAYGLLFEWHLDWPLNGGNAAYAFNLHLSGMWISFALSALLIAGFVSWLARQLRHQGDALAQARETQLRDEQLLAVGMQAAGAAHSLSTPLNTMTLLVDELLSERQGDEALRQDLQLMRAQLASCRATLSRLKHGSEPSAGPQPLFAALAERLEGWRSLRPDVRLEWRAPDGDDPWVCLDAAFWPALFNLINNAAEAGGGEVEVSAGLSGGRLRLDIVNRQGCLSEAQLARAGLAPLDSAKPAGLGLGMMLSHATLARLGGTLRLDNRAEGGVHARIELPLEEGE, encoded by the coding sequence ATGGATAAGGATGCGATATTCGCGCCGGCGCTGGCGGGCGACGCCTCGCAAGCCGGCGCGCGGGTGCGGCGGCTGCGCTGGCTGATGCTGTGGCTGGCCATGGCGGCGCTGGCCGGCTGCGCGCTGGAGCGGGTGGCACTGCCTTGGCTGCTGGTCGGCCAGGCGCTGGCTACGCTGGCGCTGGCGAACCTGCTGCTGCCGCGCCTGCCGGCCTGGGGGCTGTCGGCCGAGCAGGCGCTGCGGCTGGGGCTGCTGGGCGACGTGCTGGTGTTGACCGAGTTGCTGGCTTTCAGCGGCGGCGCGGCCAATCCGCTGGCGTCCTTGTACCTGCCGCCGGTGCTGTTCGCCGCGCTGTTGTCGCCGGGCTGGTTCGCCTGGCTGCTGGCCACGCTCAGCGTGGCCGCCTACGGGCTGTTGTTCGAATGGCATCTGGACTGGCCGCTGAATGGCGGCAACGCCGCCTACGCCTTCAATCTGCACCTGTCCGGCATGTGGATTTCCTTCGCGCTGTCGGCGCTGCTGATCGCCGGCTTCGTGTCCTGGCTGGCCCGCCAATTGCGCCACCAGGGAGACGCGCTGGCGCAGGCGCGCGAGACCCAGCTGCGCGACGAGCAGCTGCTGGCGGTGGGCATGCAGGCGGCCGGCGCCGCCCATTCGCTGTCTACGCCGCTGAACACGATGACGCTGCTGGTGGACGAACTGCTCAGCGAGCGCCAGGGCGACGAGGCGCTGCGCCAGGATCTGCAGCTGATGCGGGCGCAACTGGCCAGCTGCCGGGCGACGCTGTCCCGCCTCAAGCACGGTTCCGAACCCAGCGCGGGGCCGCAGCCGCTGTTCGCGGCGCTGGCCGAGCGGCTGGAAGGCTGGCGCAGCCTGCGGCCGGATGTGAGGCTGGAGTGGCGCGCGCCGGACGGCGACGACCCCTGGGTGTGCCTGGATGCCGCGTTCTGGCCGGCGCTGTTCAATCTGATCAACAACGCGGCCGAGGCCGGCGGCGGCGAGGTGGAGGTGTCTGCCGGCTTGAGCGGCGGCCGGCTGCGGCTGGACATCGTCAACCGCCAGGGCTGCCTGAGCGAGGCGCAGCTGGCGCGCGCCGGACTGGCGCCGCTGGATTCGGCGAAGCCGGCGGGATTGGGACTGGGCATGATGCTCAGCCACGCCACGCTGGCGCGGCTGGGCGGCACGCTGCGGCTGGACAACCGCGCCGAGGGCGGCGTCCACGCCCGCATCGAACTGCCGCTGGAGGAGGGCGAATGA